A segment of the Cohnella algarum genome:
TGGCTCGAGGAGCGCGAGTGCCGAGAGGTAGCGATGGAGAGCACCGGTGTGCTGTGGAAGCCAATATGGAACGTCCTGGAGTCCACCTGTGAATTGACTCTCGCCAATGCACGGCAGATTCAAAAGATGCCGGGACGTAAAACCGACGTTCAAGACGCACAGTGGATCGCCCAGTTGCACCGCTGCGGGTTGGTACAACCCAGCATGGTCGCACCACAAGAAATCCGTGAGCTTCGGGACTTGACGCGGTATCGTCGCAAACTGGTGCAGCAAACGACCTCCGAGAAGAACCGTGTTCACAAAATCTTGCAGGATGCCAACATCAAGCTCACCACCTTTATGTCCGATTTGTTTGGCGTCTCCGGCCGGGCTTTATTAGACCGACTTGTCGACGGCGAGGTATTGGAGGAGGCGGAAGTTCGCCAGCTCGTCAAATCCCAGTTGAAGAAGAAAGTCAAACCACTCATGGACGCACTGAATGGTAAACTGCTGAAACATCATCGCGAAATGATCAAGTACCACCTGGAGCACCTGAAGTTTCTCGAGGATCAAATTGGGCGGTTAGAAGAGAAAGTTCAAGCGCTGATCCAACCATACGAAGAAGAGGTGAAATTGCTAGATACGATTCCCGGCATGGATCGCACAGCGGCAATCACGCTGCTGGCTGAAATTACGCCTAATGCGGCTAAGCATTTCTCGTCAGATGCCAAGCTGGCCTCTTGGGTCGGTGTAGCCCCTGGGAACAACGAAAGTGCAGGCGTAAAAAAAAAGTTAAAGCCCGTAAAGGGAACAAACATGCAAAAGGGATCTTATGCCAAGCGGCATGGGCAAACGCTAGAAGCAGCAACCGAATTGGCGACTATTTCAGGAGGGTAAGAAAGCGCCGAGGTGACCAAAAAGCAGCTGTCGCCACAGCCCATCTGATTTTGCGAATCGCCTATGCGATGCTTCGAGACCGGGTAAATTACCAGGAAATTGAATCCACCGTATTTCAGGAGTCGACCTCCAAGATGGTGGAACGTTTAACGAAACAGTTGCACCAGCTTGGATATAATGTCGATTTGAAACCTACTGGAACAACCTAAATTTTAAAAAAATTAGGGTTGAGATTTCGGGGTAGTGGGTCTTTTTTTTGCCTTCTTACGGCACTTCATTTTCGTATAAAAATTTACTCATCTCGCCGTCTCCGCACGCACGTTAACGCTCCAGTTGAGTCGTGACTACTCATCTCGACCCGC
Coding sequences within it:
- a CDS encoding IS110 family transposase → MDAVRQICAGLDVHQETVVACVLSGSLEHKPKSEIRTFGTTTRELLELQDWLEERECREVAMESTGVLWKPIWNVLESTCELTLANARQIQKMPGRKTDVQDAQWIAQLHRCGLVQPSMVAPQEIRELRDLTRYRRKLVQQTTSEKNRVHKILQDANIKLTTFMSDLFGVSGRALLDRLVDGEVLEEAEVRQLVKSQLKKKVKPLMDALNGKLLKHHREMIKYHLEHLKFLEDQIGRLEEKVQALIQPYEEEVKLLDTIPGMDRTAAITLLAEITPNAAKHFSSDAKLASWVGVAPGNNESAGVKKKLKPVKGTNMQKGSYAKRHGQTLEAATELATISGG